The genomic stretch ATGCGATGCTATGGATTTAAGAAGATTCATGTTTACGATTTTTTGCAATTGGTTACTTCTCCGTTAGCGTGAACGTTTTGAATGTGATTATCATCAAGTATCTTAAGTTTCGACTCTAAGGTTTCGCCAACCGCTGGAAATAAACCAGAGATTCCGTTAGAAAAAACGCCTAACTGATCGATGTTTATATCATACTGAATATTCTTTAAGGTGTTTTTAAATTGATTCTCTTCATTAACAAATTGAAATTGTAGTTCATAGGATATAGCTGATTTCAATTGTGTATCTACGTTCACTACTGTAACGAATCCATTCTGAATCACTAGATTCGAACTTTGTGTAAACTCAAGAGCGTAATTATTTTCGCCTTTTAAGCTTACCGAAGTTGATTCATGCTGTTCACACTTCCAAATCCCATCAAGATCAAACTGTGTTGAATTAGCACTTGTCCCTGTGGTGAACGCGATAACTAACAACAAAGCCATATTCGAAAAGAATCGAGATTGTTGGTTTGTCATTTTGGGTTAGACCTTCTGGGTTAAAAAATTTATTATTTGGAAGCAGCCTCACTTGAACTGTGAGGCTTCACCCCTTAAATTATACTAACTTGGCTTTTTCTTTTCTTCGCGCACACTTTGCTCTGTCCCTAATAAAGGTGATAGCGCAATTATGAGAAGTCCACTTCCTATTAAGATCTTTTTACCCACTGTAAGATAATAAGATATAGGCTGTTCCTCTTTAGTCGAGTTCAATCCCTTTCTACCAGCTTCTTCAGAAGCCAAATCCCAAATTCCATAAGACAATGTTAGTAAGCCAATTACTGCCAAAAAGAAACGAAATTTCTTATTTATCTTTAGGTAATTCATTGCTGATCCCTTTCTTTCACAAAATCTTCAGTTCCAGAAGAAACTTGATCTTTTATTAGTTCTTTTGAAGATTCTTTTAAATAGTCGCTAACATTTTCTTTGATGCCTTTTGTAGGTAATCCATCAATTAATGGTCCTAATTTTTTATTTACGGAGCTTGCCGCTATTTCACCCATTACTTTAGCCGTTGCGTCAGTCGCTACATCATCACTATTTGTCATTATATCTGCAACATCTGCTACCAAAGCTACAGTTCCTGCCGCACCTCTCCCAACAGGAGATAATATAGCTGCTGCGGTAGCTGTATCTGAGGCAATCTTAAGTGTTTCCGGGCTTGCTTTAGGTAAAACACCCGCCGCAGAAATAATTTGCTGTTTCTTTGCAACTATATTGACCCCTTCATTATTTCCAAAAAAGCTTACAAAGTTAACTGGGATATCGATTTTTCCGCTGGGGTCAGTGTATTTATATGGATTATTCTTGCCTTACCTATATCTATTTAAGCCGTGAACATAATCTCCAGTTGCCATGTGACCCATAACATCAACTGGATCATTCGAATAAAAACGTCCAATCACTGGATCATAGTATCGTGCCTGCATATACATTTATCGACACTACGCTTCATAGTAAATAGTCAATAAAGAATAATTGATTCAATACTTTAGTAGTGTAGCTTAGTTCTTGAAGTCAGTTGAATTAAGAGTAAAATAATAAAGCCCCGCAAGGACGGAGCCTTATTTAGACAAAGAAAATTAAGATTGTTTTCTAAAAAAATTAAGGCTTAATTTACCGTTTTCTTTAAACATATTTTGGTCGGCGACTTCACCTGATTTGATAGCCTCTTTCACGCCAAAATATGCAATCAAGAAACCAATTAAAGAGGATGCCGAAAAAGCAATAAGAAACGTATAGAAAATTCTTAGAAGATTAATTTCTCCGCCTCCCCTAAATAAGGTTAAAGCTATAATGCCGCCGCCAATAATGCTCATTGCATAAATAAATATGTATCGAAAAGCCTTCAAAAAAGCTTTATTGGCTGTTATTTCCATTATTTATCTTCTCTTAATTCAGTATTGATAACACTAGCAGCGGTGCCTTCTGCGGCTTTTTGTAAAGCCTCGCCTCCTCGATTCAGAGCTGCGTCTAAAGTTTTACTACCCGTATTGGGGGAAGGAGCTTTTAAACCAACGGCATTAGATAATGCACCAAGCTTTGTCTTACCAGCTCTAACAGTCATTTTACCTGCACCAGCAGTTGTGTCTAAAGCCGTATCTCCAGCCCTCTCAAGACTTCCTGCATGATTTCCTGTGAGTCCATCAGAGATTAGGGAAGCAGTTGCAGCAGAACTCGTTTCGATTGTTTGATTGCCAGCAGTCGTAAGAACTTTCTGACCTACGGTTAATCCTTTTGTCGCAATACTCAAGCCACTAGAAACGCCTCCTGCTACTGTCATTGCGCCGACTTTAGTCCAGTTATTGACTTTTCCTTCAGTCAAAACTTGCGTACCTATTTCAACAGCAGCACCAACGATAGCTCCGATAGCAAAATTTAAAAACTCGCCATTTGGATCGGTATATTTATATGGATTATTGTTTACATACAAGTATCTGTTGAATGACATTACTGGATTTTTAGGCGTCCAACCAACAGGATCATTCGAATAAAAACGTCCAATCACTGGATCATAGTATCGTGCCTGCATATAACTTAGACCAAGTTCTTTATAGTGCAAAATCCAATCACTTTCAGCAGGCATTCCAACTTAAACCAGCAGCTGATCCAAAGTAAGTTGGCAGGTCATTCCGAACAAAATCAACACATAAAAAAGGTTAGCATTTGAGCTAACCTTTAAAATATCTGAATCAATTTATCTGATTCCTTTGATTCTTTATGCGCTTTTTAAAATACAACCTGTATACCAAGTCTCCAATAGCTAATAAAAATAGCAAAATAAAAATAAAATTGACACCACTACTTCGTCTCTCCAATGAGGCTTTATCAAATAGTTCAACGTCCTCAATAGTTATTTGGGTGAAAATGTGACCTATACTTTCAATTGATACATAGTCTCCTTTTGAGATATCAGGAATTGTTTCGCAAGGCACTTTGATTCTATTCCTGAACCTATCATCATTTTTCATTTTTAAATTATATTGATAAGTTGATTCAGTTTTAACATCTTTAAAACACTCAAAATATTCAATATAGCCGGATGTATACTTATGATCAGCGACAAAACCTTTTATAATCAAAAAAGCCATAACAATCATAAGCACAAATGAAAAACCTATGTTTAAATAATCTTTCAGTAAGTTAACTATCACTTATCTAACTCTTCAATTTGATTTTTTTTAGTAACAGCTTCATTTATATCATTCGCCAAAACTGCACTCTCTCCCCCTGCCGCAATAGCGCCCTTTGTCATACTGCCTGTACCCGAACCAATATTTTTCAGAATATTTTTCCCGGCGTTTGAAACACCTTTTACTCCAGTGAGGAAATCTCCGGTAGTTGCTAGATTTTCAGCAAGTTTGGGATCATCCGTAATTGCAGATGCTACTTCTTTAGATAAAGACTCCCCAGACAGACCTTCACCCATTAAAATAACACCTGAAGGAATATTTCCAGTAGCAGCTAAAGCAGCTCCTGCGGCTATTTTAACAGTATCGCTACCTGATCTTGGAGCAGTGTGTGAAGCATGATTCGCTTTCGCTGCTTTTGAATTTGGAGCCATGGTCACTGACATTCGTTGAGCGCCATATGAACTCATTCCTGTTGGATCAGTATATTTATAAGGGTTGTTATTCGCATAAGCGTATCGATTAAAGCCATGTATACCATTCTCAGTATCTAAATGAGAATAAGCATCAATTGGATCATTAGAGTAGAAACGACCTATGACTGGATCATAGTATCGTGCCTGCATATAACTTAGACCAAGTTCTTTATCAAACTTGTGTCCCGTATAGCCTACATCGTCCTTTGCCTCCTCTAACGTTTCACCAAACGGACGATAGTGCTGGCGGCTATCTGCCGTTGAGATTGGAATAACATTGCCAGTTTTAGCAATAAGCTTTTCCCCTAAGTAAATATAATTGATGCCTTCTCCAGTTAATGTGTCGCCTTTTTCACGATACAATAAGGTACCGTCTTGGCTGTAAAAACTATAACTCGTGCCTTTGGCTTCAACCTGCTTAACTCGACGGTTATGCCCATCATATAAAAAGGTATTTCCTTTCGCTGATACCATTTGATTGGCAGCATTATAACTAAGCCCAAACGCTCCATTGTGTTTGATGTTACCGCGTACATCGTATTGAATATTGCCATATTTGCCGCTCGTGCCAGTGCCGGTGATAGAGCTTAATCGGTTATTAGCTCGGTTATAGCTATATGCTAGGTCAGTGTCTTTGCTTTTATACGTCTCAATATTGCCCAGCCCGTCATAAGTAATGGTACTTTTACCAATTAAATTACCACCATACACGTTGGTCAGACGGTTTAAATCGTCATACACCAAACTAGTCAGACTAAACCCTGGTTACACCATATCTATGATTTTGGTGACATTGCCATTGTTGTCAAAGCCATAGGTTAAATTGACCACATCATTATTATTGAGTGTATCTTTAATGGTCTTTGGCATTAAACTGATTGGGTCAATACTCATTGAATGCGTCGCGTTATTACCAAAGGTAAAGCTTTCTAGCATACCATGTGCGTAGTACTTAGCCTCTGTTGCAAACTTGTTTACGATACTACCACTTTTATCAATTTCAACCGCTTTGGTGGGCTCACCATATCCATTAGGGCTGTAATACACTTTACTTTGGTCAGGATATTGGGTGTAGGTTTTATGCTGCAATCCATTGTAGCCATAGGCAACACGGATTGGCGATTGGCCCGAAATAGTGAGTTTTTCTGACTTGATTAAATCTTGATTGGTGTATCCATAGGTGTGTGTTACCTTGCCTGCGGCTAAAGAAATCACGTTACCATTATTATCCCGAGTGTAAGTCACCGGAGGCGTGCCCGAAGGGGGGTTAAACTGATGGATGTCACCTAGGTTATCGTACTTATAACTTGTCGCACCTGCAGGCTTTGTCGTAGTGCACTGGGTGTTGCTAACTCCTTCTTTCTTCCACACTACTTGCCCAAGTGCATTATACTTTAATACGGTATTGCCAACATCAGGGCGCATAATTAAACATAATTGCTGATGTGCATCATATTTTCGTGTTTCTACCGCGATCACCTCGACACTATCAACCCAACTGCGGCCCTTTTGAGTAATTGACTTCACATTGCCCAAGATGTCTACGCCAATTTTTGTGCTCACCCCCTCTGGAGACTCTATATACGTTGCAACTTCATAGGCCGGTGCGCCAAACGCCTGGTAAGTGGTGGTGGTTTATTATTACGATGCCCCTCAAGGCGTGAGCAATGTAACCTTTACCATGACTGGCGGTTCTGGTGATGCCGACATGTACGTGCGAAAAGGCGAGCAACCAACTACCGCCACCTGGGATTGTCGCCCTTATCGCTGGGGTAATGACGAAAGCTGTAATCAAAGCGATGGCGGCGGCAGATATTGGGTGATGATCAGAGGCTATAATGCATACTCTGGCGTTCAACTCGTTGCCAACCATAATTAAACCATAGCGAGCGGGGTGTTCTATCCCGCTCGCCGTTACAGCTGATACCACAGGCTAAACCAAGCACGGTTTTCTCCTGTTAGTTCCCTGCCCTCAACCCGTGCCGCCCCCATGCTTACACGAAGGTCGGTTAAGCCTGCCGGTGCAAAGTGCACCGCTTTGCCCAATATGCGCTCAGACAAACGCATTGACCATTTGACACCGTAGCTTTGCGCCACCACGGTACCGTCAAGCTGGTGTTGTTTGTAATATAACTGAGGTTGGCCTTGGCGCCATGACGTCGCAAATTGGTAGCCTAAATAGCGCTGACCGCTCTGAAAAAAGTGCGGTAACTCGGGAGCGCTTACGGTATCAAAGCTGGCCGGCAAATCGCTACTGGTGGTTCTGCCGCCACCTAAGCTCAGTGGCATATCACGGCTGTAGCGCTGTTGCACCTGACCATAAAAGGCCACCTGCCAAAGCTTCAACCGAGCATTAACTTGATAGCTGTAGCCTTGAAGCTCTCCCAACCACTGAGAGGCCGACCAGTTAATCGCCGCACCGTGTAGCTTAGTGTCGCTAAGCCAGCCGCCATCAAAACCATAACTGAGCCCCGACCACTGGGCGCTGTCACGAACCAAATGGTGACCCCCTAAAGTTGGCGTGATAAAAGCCAAAGGATCGCCAAATCGATAGGCACTCAAAAGGCTGGCTTGTTGCCGATTAAAGCGGTGATGTGTGGCAAAACTATCTGCACCTGCCTGCTTATCGACTTGCCAGTCTTGATAGGCCACATTGAGTTGGCTTTGCCATTGCCCTTGACGGTAACTTACCTGCCCATACCCCGCCGCCAAGGCGCTATTGGATATGCTTTGCTCCGCGCCCACTTGCCAAGCCAACTGTTGTAAAACATCCTGTCCCTTCAGCGCAAGACTCACACTGGCAA from Pseudoalteromonas sp. UG3-2 encodes the following:
- a CDS encoding RHS repeat-associated core domain-containing protein, translated to MYMQARYYDPVIGRFYSNDPVDVMGHMATGDYVHGLNRYR
- a CDS encoding RHS repeat-associated core domain-containing protein, with protein sequence MPAESDWILHYKELGLSYMQARYYDPVIGRFYSNDPVGWTPKNPVMSFNRYLYVNNNPYKYTDPNGEFLNFAIGAIVGAAVEIGTQVLTEGKVNNWTKVGAMTVAGGVSSGLSIATKGLTVGQKVLTTAGNQTIETSSAATASLISDGLTGNHAGSLERAGDTALDTTAGAGKMTVRAGKTKLGALSNAVGLKAPSPNTGSKTLDAALNRGGEALQKAAEGTAASVINTELREDK
- a CDS encoding RHS repeat-associated core domain-containing protein — translated: MYDDLNRLTNVYGGNLIGKSTITYDGLGNIETYKSKDTDLAYSYNRANNRLSSITGTGTSGKYGNIQYDVRGNIKHNGAFGLSYNAANQMVSAKGNTFLYDGHNRRVKQVEAKGTSYSFYSQDGTLLYREKGDTLTGEGINYIYLGEKLIAKTGNVIPISTADSRQHYRPFGETLEEAKDDVGYTGHKFDKELGLSYMQARYYDPVIGRFYSNDPIDAYSHLDTENGIHGFNRYAYANNNPYKYTDPTGMSSYGAQRMSVTMAPNSKAAKANHASHTAPRSGSDTVKIAAGAALAATGNIPSGVILMGEGLSGESLSKEVASAITDDPKLAENLATTGDFLTGVKGVSNAGKNILKNIGSGTGSMTKGAIAAGGESAVLANDINEAVTKKNQIEELDK
- a CDS encoding PPC domain-containing protein is translated as MVYYYDAPQGVSNVTFTMTGGSGDADMYVRKGEQPTTATWDCRPYRWGNDESCNQSDGGGRYWVMIRGYNAYSGVQLVANHN